Below is a window of Thermoanaerobaculia bacterium DNA.
TCGGGGCGCGCCTCTTCCCGGTACTGGAGGGAGAGCTCCGCGACCGTGCGGCCGTGTCGAACGGGCACGCGCCTCCACCCGACGAAGGAGGTGAATTCGGGGGCCTGCGGCTCCCCTTCGACGGCACCCCCGATCGGGTTCGGGCGGTCGCAGACGACGACGCGCGTCCCGGCGCGGGCGGCCGCGTCGATCGCGAGGCAAACGGTCCAGACGAACGTGTAGTAGCGCGCGCCGACGTCCTGCAGGTCGCAGACGAGGACATCGACGCCGTCGAAATCGGCGGGAGCCGGGGCGAGGGACGCGAAGGTCGAGCCGTACAGGGAACGGACCGGGAGGTCCGTCGGCGCATGCGCGGCGTCGCGCACGGACGCCATGTCCTGGGCGCTGCCGTCGATCCCGTGCTCCGGCCCGAAGAGGCGCACCAGCCGGCATCCCGGGATCCGGCGCAGGACCTCCCAGGACGCCTCGCCCGCCGAATTCACCCCCGCGGGATGCGAAAGGAGAGCGACGCGCGCGCCCTCGACCGCGGCCGGATCCGTTTCCAGCGCATCGATCCCGAAGCAGAACACCGGCGGATCTTAACCCCCGTCGCCGGAACGACGCTCGCGGAGCTCGGA
It encodes the following:
- a CDS encoding exo-beta-N-acetylmuramidase NamZ domain-containing protein — translated: MFCFGIDALETDPAAVEGARVALLSHPAGVNSAGEASWEVLRRIPGCRLVRLFGPEHGIDGSAQDMASVRDAAHAPTDLPVRSLYGSTFASLAPAPADFDGVDVLVCDLQDVGARYYTFVWTVCLAIDAAARAGTRVVVCDRPNPIGGAVEGEPQAPEFTSFVGWRRVPVRHGRTVAELSLQYREEARP